DNA sequence from the Prolixibacter sp. SD074 genome:
TCCGGAAACGACTTTTAGTATGTTTTCCAGTCGAAGAAGAGGAAATAAATATATTCCGGATATTATTCATCACATGTAATTTGATTATTTCATTGGAAGAAAACCCCATTCCCATTCCTTACTATTTCAGCCTGATCCATTCCAAATACTGACCTTAAAAGCCCGCGAGTCACAAATTATATTGTCGTTTTAAAGCGGACTTTGGCGTTTGCTTTAATTTGGATAAGGTTGAAAGATGTGTAATGACTGAAGAATAACGAGGATTGGGGCCCTGCCGGTATATACAAAAAGGCCTGTAGGGCCGAAATCCCATAACTTGGGGGAAGGAAGAGCGGCAATGGCCGCGATGACGCCGCCCCAAGACTGAATGCCACGCAGCCTTTTCCAATAGCTTATTTCAGGACAAGACACCCCTTTAACCTGAAACCCTTCCCGTCAGTGCCACTTAAAGAACCGCAGGCCCAGCGCAAAGAAGAAAACCCCGATGGCCGATAAAATAACAAATGGAAAAGCAATATCCGCCAGGCCCAAACCTTCGTTAAAGATACCCCGGATACCATCCGTCAGCATCGTCAAGGGCAGTTTCTGAATCACCGGGATACTCCAGTCAGGGAAATTGTGGTAACTGAAAAAGACGCCTGATACCACCATCATCGGCATCACCACCAGGTTAATCAAACCGTTCCCAATTTCCGTATTCGCGGTATGCGATGAAACAAAAATGGCTATTCCGGCGAAAGCCAGGTTACCCGCCATAAAAATGGCCAGCAATCCTACGATGCTTCCCTGTATGGTAATTCCGAAAACCAGCCACGTAACCAGCACCAACAGTGCCGATTCGATGAAATTCATCACAAAGCGCACCGTAATGAAGGCTATCAGAAAGTTGGTCTTCTTCATCGGGGTAGCCACCATGCGGCGCAGCAACTTCTTCGAGCGGCGGTCGATGATGCCGTAGCTAATGCCCCACATACACGACGTCATCACGTTCATGGCAATCAGTCCCGGCACCAGGAAATCGATATAGCGTGTTCCGGCCAGCGTCAGTGGTTTGATTTCGCCGTTGTCCTGCGGCGTATTCACCACTTTCCCGTTCAGAATGCCCGACAGCTTGATGTAACTCAGCTGGGCATCCGGATTGCGTGGATCAAAGTGATATTCCGGCTTACCGTTTTGCTCGGTCAAAATCACATTTATCTGGCCGCGTTTCAGCAAAATCATCGCTTCCTTCCAATCGGTTTCCCGGAAAAGGAAAGTGGTATTTCCCATCTGCTTATCAGGAATCGTGTAGCTGTACCGAAACGAATCGGCAGCAGCATCCGAATGGGGCTCAGCTTCCGTGAGCAAAAAATGGCGGATGGCTGTACTATCCACCGATGCGTCGATGACGGCTATCTTCCGCACCACATCGGTCTTTTGGGTGAAGGCGATGCCCAGCCCCAGCGACATCAGAATTGGGAAAACAATGCCCCAAAACAAAACGCCGGGCTCGCGAATTAACTCCCGGGAATACGAAATAGTCAGTTGCCAAAGCTGGTGGTTCGATAGTCGGTTATTCATGCAAATGTCTTCCGGTTAACGTGGTGAATAAATCGTCGAGGGTGTTGCGGCGGCACTCCATATCCTGAAGGTGAAGCCGGTTCTGCTGCAGGTAATCCATAAATTCGGGCAGTTGCGTATTCATGTTCTGCACCGTTACTTTGCCACCCCCCTGTGTTCCGTTCCAATGGATATCACTGATTTGTCCTTTGGGGCGGGGCAATGTTTCCGGCGCCTCCTTCAGGGTGAATTCTATTACCTTTTCTCCTTTCTCATCGTTCAACAGTTGCTCCAGCGTACCTTCCCGCAGCACTTTCCCGTGATCGACAATGATAATATAGTCACACAACTGCTCCGCCTCCTCCATGTAATGCGTGGTGAGAATCATCGATGTTTCCGCCTGCTCTTTCAGCTTGCGCAGAATCGCCCAGATTTCGCGCCGGGCATTCGGGTCGAGACCGGTGGTCGGCTCATCGAGCAACAACACACGCGGCTTGTTCAACAGCGAGATGCCCAGTGCCAGCCGTTGCCGCTGGCCGCCCGACAGGTTTCCAACATACGCTTTGCGTTTCTCCTCCAGCGCCACCAGTTCGATAATCTCCTCTACCCGCTCCTTCCCCAATCCGAAAAAGCTGGCAAATAACCGGAGCGTTTCGTACACCCGCAGCTTATCCGTAAAACGGGTTTCCTGAAGCGACAGGCCAATCAGGTGACGCAGCTCATCCTGGTGGTGCTTCCATGTCTTCCCCATGATACGGATTTCCCCCTTGTCGGGATGACGGATACCTTCAATCATCTCCACCAGTGTGGTTTTTCCAGCGCCGTTCGGTCCCAGCAGCGCCACAAACTCTCCCTTCCCAATAGTCAGGTTCAGTCCCTGCACCGCATGAACTGACTTGAAGGACTTATGCACCTCCTTTACCTCAATCACCGGTATATGCGTGTTCTCCATAAGCAAAGCGTTTCGGGAGCATAAAGCTAATGGAAAATAAACAATGAAAAAAGCATCTGCCCTCTCATTCATTGCTCTGTATTTGCTATCCTGCACTACCGGTATCCCACTTTCAAGCGGCCCGCCCGAAAACAATAAAACATACAGAGTACAGTACCTTTTCGAGCACGATGGATGCAAAGTGTACCAGTTTCGCGACGATGGGCACTACATCTATTTTACCAACTGCAACGGCGAAACCACCAGCATCGATCAGGACCCTACCAAAACCACCCGCGTGGCCAACATGATTCGGAATCAATCTTCCGAAAAATAAAACAACCTATCCTGACAGGTTTTCGAAACCTGTCAGGATTTGCTCAATCAACGCCCCTGCCCATTAAAAGCACCGCCATTCGCGACCGTCCCCTCCCCGCCTGGGGAGGCCGGGTGGGGCAAATCTCAAAACGAAACTAATAACATCCTAAATATTCATTAAAAGCGCCACGACTGGCAACCTGTCCTCCGCTGGAGGAGGTGGCCGAAGGCCGGAGGAGGATTTTGTAAAAAAAAACATAACTTAATGATTCCAAACTAACAAAATCACCAATGGACGAACAGTTATCCTCTAATCTGGGTTATAACAAGAAACTGAAAAACTTTGCCCGGCACATGCGCAAAAAGGGAACTAAAGCCGAAGCAGCCCTTTGGAAATATGGCCTAAAAGCTGGGAAAATGAGAGGTTATCAATTCCGCAGACAAAGACCCATCCTCAATTACATCGCCGATTTCATGTGCAAAGACTTAAAACTCATCATCGAAGTGGATGGAATAACGCACCACGATGAAGAACAATTGGAGCGTGATAAGCAAAGAGACCATAATTTAAACAACGCTGGATTTACGGTGCTGCGTCTGACCGATGAAATGGTCCTTAACAGGATGGACTTGGCTTTGACGGAAATTGATAACTGGATAACGCAAAACGAAGATAATCCGGATACCTAAAATCCTCCCCCTTTAATCCCCCTCCAAAGGGGGACAGTCCGCCAATCAACTGCACGACTAAGCTGCACCAATACCAATTTGCGACCTAAAGCTCATGCTAAAATATGCCACTTCAGCTGTTAAAAGCGCCGCAGTCCGCAAATATCCTCCGCTGGAGGAGGTGGCCGAAGGCCGGAGGAGGATTTTGTAATTAACCCCGAAGCCCAAATCTGTCAAACCTGCCCATTAAAAGTACCGCAGCACGCGACCGTCCCCTCCCCGCCTGGGGAGGCCGGGTGGGGCTATAAAACCACGCCACCCCTGAATAATCCAACTGCACGACTAAGCTTCACCAGTACCAATTTGCGACCTAAAGCTCATGCTAAAATATGCCACTTCAGCTGTTAAAAACGCCGCAGTCCGCAAATATCCTCCGCTGGAGGAGGTGGCCGAAGGCCGGAGGAGGATTTTGTAATTAACCCCGAAGCCCAAATCTGTCAAACCTGCCCATTAAAAGTACCGCAGCACGCGACCGTCCCCTCCCCGTTTGGGGAGGCCGGGTGGGGCTATAAAACCACGCCACCCCTGAATAATCCAACTGCACGACTAAGCTTCACCAGTACCAATTTGCGACCTAAAGCTCATG
Encoded proteins:
- a CDS encoding ABC transporter permease, with the protein product MNNRLSNHQLWQLTISYSRELIREPGVLFWGIVFPILMSLGLGIAFTQKTDVVRKIAVIDASVDSTAIRHFLLTEAEPHSDAAADSFRYSYTIPDKQMGNTTFLFRETDWKEAMILLKRGQINVILTEQNGKPEYHFDPRNPDAQLSYIKLSGILNGKVVNTPQDNGEIKPLTLAGTRYIDFLVPGLIAMNVMTSCMWGISYGIIDRRSKKLLRRMVATPMKKTNFLIAFITVRFVMNFIESALLVLVTWLVFGITIQGSIVGLLAIFMAGNLAFAGIAIFVSSHTANTEIGNGLINLVVMPMMVVSGVFFSYHNFPDWSIPVIQKLPLTMLTDGIRGIFNEGLGLADIAFPFVILSAIGVFFFALGLRFFKWH
- a CDS encoding ABC transporter ATP-binding protein, yielding MENTHIPVIEVKEVHKSFKSVHAVQGLNLTIGKGEFVALLGPNGAGKTTLVEMIEGIRHPDKGEIRIMGKTWKHHQDELRHLIGLSLQETRFTDKLRVYETLRLFASFFGLGKERVEEIIELVALEEKRKAYVGNLSGGQRQRLALGISLLNKPRVLLLDEPTTGLDPNARREIWAILRKLKEQAETSMILTTHYMEEAEQLCDYIIIVDHGKVLREGTLEQLLNDEKGEKVIEFTLKEAPETLPRPKGQISDIHWNGTQGGGKVTVQNMNTQLPEFMDYLQQNRLHLQDMECRRNTLDDLFTTLTGRHLHE
- a CDS encoding DUF4884 domain-containing protein, whose translation is MKKASALSFIALYLLSCTTGIPLSSGPPENNKTYRVQYLFEHDGCKVYQFRDDGHYIYFTNCNGETTSIDQDPTKTTRVANMIRNQSSEK
- a CDS encoding endonuclease domain-containing protein — encoded protein: MDEQLSSNLGYNKKLKNFARHMRKKGTKAEAALWKYGLKAGKMRGYQFRRQRPILNYIADFMCKDLKLIIEVDGITHHDEEQLERDKQRDHNLNNAGFTVLRLTDEMVLNRMDLALTEIDNWITQNEDNPDT